From the Vibrio metoecus genome, one window contains:
- the metA gene encoding homoserine O-acetyltransferase MetA — protein sequence MPIRIPDQLPASDVLRNENIFVMSESRASTQEIRPLKVLLLNLMPKKIETETQFLRLLSNSPLQVDIELLRIDDRPSKNTPEEHLNTFYRQFELVRNRNFDGLIITGAPLGLVQFEDVAYWEHLQNIMSWAKAHVTSTLYICWAAQAGLKLLYNLPKRTREEKLSGVYYHDIHKPFHPLLRGFDDRFLAPHSRYADFEADFLAEHTDLDILATSDVAGVYLAATKDKRNVFVTGHPEYDAFTLHSEYVRDLGEGLSPAIPVNYYPNDNPDNKPCASWRSHGHLLFSNWLNYCVYQQTPYDLEKFSEANFTKDE from the coding sequence GTGCCGATTAGAATCCCCGACCAATTACCCGCGAGTGATGTGCTACGTAACGAAAACATCTTCGTTATGTCGGAATCACGTGCTTCGACGCAGGAGATACGCCCACTCAAGGTGTTGCTATTAAACTTAATGCCCAAAAAAATTGAGACGGAAACTCAATTTTTGCGCCTACTCTCTAATTCCCCCTTACAGGTGGATATTGAGCTGCTGCGCATCGATGATCGCCCAAGCAAAAACACCCCTGAAGAGCATCTCAACACCTTCTATCGTCAGTTTGAGTTAGTCAGAAACCGTAATTTCGACGGGTTGATCATAACTGGCGCACCTCTTGGCCTAGTGCAGTTTGAAGATGTCGCGTATTGGGAACATTTACAAAACATCATGAGTTGGGCGAAAGCACATGTGACTTCCACCCTTTACATCTGTTGGGCTGCGCAAGCAGGGCTAAAACTGCTGTACAACTTGCCTAAACGCACTCGTGAAGAGAAATTGTCCGGTGTGTATTACCATGATATTCACAAACCTTTTCATCCACTTTTACGCGGGTTTGATGATCGCTTTTTAGCGCCACACTCTCGCTATGCCGACTTTGAAGCTGACTTTTTGGCTGAGCATACTGATCTCGATATTCTCGCAACTTCCGATGTGGCGGGCGTTTACCTTGCGGCAACGAAAGACAAACGCAACGTGTTTGTAACCGGACACCCAGAATACGATGCCTTTACTTTACATAGCGAATATGTGCGCGATTTAGGTGAAGGGCTAAGTCCTGCAATTCCGGTGAACTACTACCCGAACGACAACCCAGATAATAAGCCCTGCGCCAGCTGGCGTAGCCATGGACACCTGCTATTTTCTAACTGGCTTAACTACTGTGTTTACCAACAAACACCGTACGATTTGGAAAAATTCAGCGAAGCAAACTTCACCAAAGATGAATAA
- a CDS encoding ATP-binding protein produces the protein MRPHLTLIRGLPGSGKSTLAKTLPAVHLEADMYFVNPQGEYHFRPEHLAHAHEWCQQQTEYWLQQGKDVVVSNTFVRHWEMAVYRKLARQYRAKLTILVCRERYQNVHGVDEATVERMRQQWQE, from the coding sequence ATGCGACCTCACTTAACCCTTATTCGCGGTTTGCCCGGTTCGGGGAAATCAACCTTGGCGAAGACCTTGCCTGCCGTACATCTGGAAGCAGACATGTATTTTGTCAATCCACAAGGTGAGTACCATTTTCGCCCCGAACACTTGGCGCATGCCCATGAATGGTGTCAACAACAGACGGAATACTGGCTGCAACAAGGCAAAGACGTGGTGGTATCGAATACTTTTGTTCGGCATTGGGAGATGGCGGTATACCGAAAACTTGCCCGACAATATCGAGCTAAGCTGACGATTCTGGTGTGTCGAGAACGTTATCAAAACGTGCATGGGGTGGATGAAGCCACTGTCGAACGCATGCGTCAACAGTGGCAAGAGTAG